In a single window of the Pedococcus dokdonensis genome:
- a CDS encoding DUF1990 family protein, whose protein sequence is MKLADLARLRLTYQPRGLTLDGPMPTGFHHIEVERRLGAGATAYHQAAEALLAYAPQRGLGLRPRGTAPRAAVGVDLLSRLVVLPVPCRIVWVVEDEHRTGFGYGTLEGHVESGEEGFLVERRGDDVYAVVRAYARPASWLARLGGPLTWRLQLLAAKGYLRALQRAVREDG, encoded by the coding sequence GTGAAGCTCGCCGACCTGGCCCGGCTCCGCCTCACCTACCAGCCCCGCGGGCTGACCCTCGACGGACCCATGCCGACCGGGTTCCACCACATCGAGGTGGAGCGCCGGCTGGGGGCCGGCGCCACGGCATACCACCAGGCGGCGGAAGCACTGCTGGCCTATGCGCCGCAACGGGGGCTGGGACTGCGGCCGCGAGGCACCGCACCCCGGGCGGCGGTGGGCGTGGACCTGCTCAGCCGGCTCGTGGTCCTTCCCGTCCCCTGCCGCATCGTGTGGGTGGTGGAGGACGAGCACCGCACCGGATTCGGCTACGGCACCCTCGAGGGGCACGTGGAGAGCGGCGAGGAGGGCTTCCTCGTCGAGCGACGCGGCGATGACGTGTACGCGGTGGTGCGGGCCTACGCGCGGCCGGCCAGCTGGCTCGCGCGACTGGGCGGTCCGCTGACCTGGCGGCTGCAGCTGCTCGCAGCGAAGGGCTACCTGCGCGCCCTGCAGCGGGCCGTGCGGGAGGATGGCTGA
- the purU gene encoding formyltetrahydrofolate deformylase: MSVHPITPEPGREFVLTVSCADRRGIVHAVSGVMLEQSMTILDSQQFADTTAGEFHLRMHLVREGIALAVEELDAAMRGVAAAFAMTYAVHDLSRRRRVLVLVSQQGHCLNDLLFRVESGSLPVEVPAIVSNHETFRDLAEWHGIPFHHVPVALDTKPAAEAELRRLVDHYRADTIALARYMQILSSGLCAEFPGRIINIHHSLLPSFKGAKPYTQAHDRGVKVIGATAHYVTADLDEGPIIEQDFRRVDHRMSPAELASVGQELEAMAFARALRWHAEHRVVLRGRRTIVFD, from the coding sequence GTGAGCGTCCACCCCATCACGCCGGAGCCGGGTCGCGAGTTCGTCCTGACCGTGTCGTGCGCCGACCGCCGCGGCATCGTGCACGCCGTGTCGGGCGTCATGCTCGAGCAGTCGATGACGATCCTCGACAGCCAGCAGTTCGCCGACACGACGGCCGGGGAGTTCCACCTGCGGATGCACCTGGTCCGCGAAGGCATCGCACTGGCGGTCGAGGAGCTCGACGCGGCGATGCGCGGCGTCGCCGCGGCCTTCGCCATGACGTATGCCGTGCACGACCTGTCGCGCCGCCGTCGGGTGCTGGTGCTGGTCAGCCAGCAGGGGCACTGCCTCAACGACCTGCTGTTCCGGGTGGAGAGCGGCTCGCTGCCGGTCGAGGTGCCGGCCATCGTGTCGAACCACGAGACCTTCCGCGACCTCGCCGAGTGGCACGGGATCCCGTTCCACCACGTACCGGTGGCTCTCGACACGAAGCCTGCTGCGGAGGCCGAGCTCCGCCGGCTGGTCGACCACTACCGCGCCGACACGATCGCGCTGGCGCGCTACATGCAGATCCTGTCGAGCGGACTGTGCGCCGAGTTCCCGGGCCGCATCATCAACATCCACCACTCGCTGCTGCCGAGCTTCAAGGGCGCCAAGCCCTACACGCAGGCCCACGACCGGGGCGTGAAGGTGATCGGCGCGACCGCCCACTACGTGACGGCCGACCTCGACGAGGGCCCGATCATCGAGCAGGACTTCCGCCGCGTGGACCACCGGATGAGCCCGGCCGAGCTCGCGTCGGTCGGCCAGGAGCTCGAGGCGATGGCCTTCGCGCGTGCCCTGCGCTGGCACGCCGAGCACCGCGTGGTCCTGCGCGGCCGGCGCACCATCGTCTTCGACTGA
- a CDS encoding pyridoxamine 5'-phosphate oxidase family protein, translating into MSTAPTDLSPEALEFVTARHLATLTTLRPDGSPHVVPVGFTWDAEALVVRVITSGPSRKARNAAAGGRAVVCQVDGRHWLSFEGVARVRTEPAVVAEAERRYAARYRVPRENPERVVVEIAVDRVLGNL; encoded by the coding sequence GTGTCGACCGCACCCACTGACCTGTCCCCCGAGGCGCTCGAGTTCGTCACGGCCCGGCACCTCGCGACCCTCACCACCCTGCGCCCCGACGGCTCCCCCCACGTGGTGCCGGTCGGCTTCACGTGGGACGCGGAGGCGTTGGTGGTCCGCGTGATCACCAGCGGTCCCAGCCGCAAGGCGCGCAATGCCGCCGCAGGTGGGCGCGCCGTCGTGTGCCAGGTGGACGGGCGGCACTGGCTGTCCTTCGAGGGCGTGGCACGGGTGCGGACCGAACCAGCCGTCGTGGCGGAGGCCGAGCGCAGGTATGCCGCGCGCTACCGCGTGCCGCGTGAGAACCCCGAGCGCGTGGTGGTCGAGATCGCCGTGGACCGGGTCCTAGGAAACCTCTGA
- a CDS encoding NAD(P)/FAD-dependent oxidoreductase — translation MSIPLWWDQGEQEGPPAASSADGPSSPPPAPAHAKGESAPPPPAPAHAKGESAPPPPAPAHTKGESAPPPPAPPTRADVVIVGGGFTGLWTAHYLLLADPGLDVVVLEAEHVGFGASGRNGGWVSALWPVGPEALARRRGAAAARAMVAELQHTVDEVGRATESAAIDCGFRKGGAIALARSSAQAIRARSEVEHAEQWGLGTRWLDAAEATERLAASRVEGATFTPHCARVQPRRLVDGLAATVRSQGVQVVEGVRVRAIEPGRALLEGGGQVAAKHVIRATEAWTPTLPGQRRTVAPVYSLMVATEPLTEAQWARIGLAEREVFSDHRHVIIYGQRTVDDRLAFGGRGAPYHFRSRIKPEFDHEATVFADLRATLTDLLPQLGDVAFTHAWGGPLGIARDWHPSVGHDPATGLGWAGGYVGDGVAGTNLAGRTLADLVTGRDSPITQLPWVGHRSRRWEPEPARWVGVNAGLRLAHAADREEARTGRPARIGTLLAALTGH, via the coding sequence GTGAGCATCCCGCTCTGGTGGGACCAGGGGGAGCAGGAGGGCCCGCCCGCCGCATCGTCGGCGGACGGGCCCTCCTCGCCACCCCCCGCGCCAGCTCATGCAAAAGGCGAGTCAGCGCCGCCACCCCCGGCGCCAGCTCATGCAAAAGGCGAGTCAGCGCCGCCACCCCCGGCGCCAGCTCATACAAAAGGCGAGTCAGCGCCGCCACCCCCGGCTCCTCCCACCCGCGCCGATGTCGTCATCGTCGGCGGGGGCTTCACCGGGCTGTGGACCGCGCACTACCTGCTGCTCGCCGATCCGGGCCTCGACGTGGTGGTCCTCGAGGCAGAGCACGTGGGCTTCGGGGCCAGCGGTCGCAACGGTGGGTGGGTCTCGGCCCTGTGGCCGGTCGGGCCCGAGGCGCTGGCGCGTCGGCGCGGGGCCGCTGCGGCGCGGGCGATGGTGGCCGAGCTCCAGCACACCGTCGACGAGGTCGGCCGCGCCACGGAATCCGCGGCCATCGACTGCGGATTCCGCAAGGGCGGCGCGATCGCCCTGGCCCGCTCATCCGCGCAGGCCATCCGGGCGAGGTCCGAGGTCGAGCACGCCGAGCAGTGGGGCCTGGGGACCCGGTGGCTCGACGCCGCCGAGGCGACCGAGCGGTTGGCTGCCAGCCGGGTCGAGGGCGCGACGTTCACGCCGCACTGCGCCCGGGTCCAGCCGAGACGGCTGGTCGACGGCCTCGCTGCCACGGTCCGGTCACAGGGGGTCCAGGTCGTGGAGGGCGTTCGGGTGCGGGCGATCGAGCCTGGGCGCGCCCTGCTGGAGGGCGGCGGACAGGTCGCCGCGAAGCACGTCATCCGGGCCACGGAGGCGTGGACCCCCACCCTGCCCGGGCAGCGCCGCACGGTGGCACCCGTCTACTCCCTGATGGTCGCCACCGAACCGCTGACCGAGGCGCAGTGGGCCCGGATCGGTCTCGCCGAGCGCGAGGTGTTCAGCGACCACCGGCACGTCATCATCTATGGCCAGCGCACCGTGGACGACCGGCTGGCCTTCGGCGGACGTGGCGCTCCGTACCACTTCAGGTCACGGATCAAGCCCGAGTTCGACCACGAGGCAACGGTTTTCGCAGACCTGCGAGCCACTCTGACCGATCTGCTCCCCCAGCTCGGCGACGTCGCTTTCACCCACGCCTGGGGCGGCCCGCTCGGCATCGCACGCGACTGGCACCCCTCCGTCGGCCATGACCCAGCAACCGGGCTGGGTTGGGCGGGTGGTTACGTCGGCGACGGGGTCGCGGGCACCAACCTCGCCGGTCGCACCCTGGCCGACCTCGTCACTGGCCGCGACAGCCCCATCACGCAGCTGCCGTGGGTCGGCCACCGCAGCCGCCGTTGGGAGCCGGAGCCGGCCCGGTGGGTCGGCGTCAACGCCGGCCTGCGGCTGGCCCACGCCGCCGACCGCGAAGAGGCTCGGACCGGTCGCCCGGCGCGGATCGGCACCCTGCTCGCTGCCCTGACCGGCCACTGA
- a CDS encoding VOC family protein, with translation MPQRLSLVTLLVRDYDEAVAWFRDRAGFEVVEDTDRGDGTRWVVIRPGGSDGTNILLARASTPEQQARVGDPGGGRVMHFLATDDFAADHARMVEAGVRFREEPRHEAYGDVAVFEDLYGNAWDLIQPR, from the coding sequence ATGCCCCAACGCCTCAGCCTCGTCACCCTGCTCGTCCGCGACTACGACGAGGCGGTCGCGTGGTTCCGTGACCGGGCCGGGTTCGAGGTCGTGGAGGACACCGACCGTGGGGACGGCACGCGGTGGGTCGTGATCCGTCCGGGTGGTTCCGACGGCACGAACATCCTGCTGGCGCGGGCGAGCACGCCCGAGCAGCAGGCGCGAGTGGGCGACCCCGGCGGCGGACGCGTCATGCACTTCCTCGCGACCGACGACTTCGCCGCCGACCACGCCCGCATGGTCGAGGCGGGGGTGAGGTTCCGCGAGGAGCCGCGGCACGAGGCCTACGGCGACGTCGCGGTCTTCGAGGACCTCTACGGCAACGCCTGGGACCTCATCCAGCCCCGCTGA
- a CDS encoding LOG family protein, whose protein sequence is MQGDSGTAGADTEIEHLADLDAVLSSGRALTGLRLQDLDLTAYEARLLARTDVEGLVVLGGRLSPALNAHLGAHHALVFPSDPHAPVDPYRATLYTAAELYAGLETDGYESTPDYRAYQWMRDGAVHRDAFVTLLRAIHDDSISDALDEFTGQRPVVGVMGGHALARGTSGYAAAARLGHALASAGLVVATGGGPGAMEAANLGALAAEPGALDDALRRLAAVPTFRPSVAAWVSLALEVRAGLPVSADRCSLGIPTWFYGHEPPNVFCDGIGKYFSNAVREDGLLARASAGLVVLEGAAGTVQEIFQAVTPLFYAPLESTLAPLVLVGQEYWSETVPVWGAVQALGQERGMGSVVHLVDSAEEAAVIILDRPDGATAAGGLR, encoded by the coding sequence ATGCAGGGCGACAGCGGCACCGCGGGGGCCGACACCGAGATCGAGCACCTCGCCGACCTCGACGCCGTCCTGTCGTCCGGGAGGGCGCTGACCGGGCTGCGTCTGCAGGACCTCGACCTCACCGCATACGAGGCCCGGCTGCTCGCCCGCACTGACGTCGAGGGACTCGTGGTGCTCGGTGGGCGGCTGTCGCCCGCGCTCAACGCGCACCTCGGTGCGCACCACGCCCTGGTCTTCCCGAGCGACCCGCACGCGCCGGTCGACCCCTACCGAGCGACCCTCTACACGGCGGCCGAGCTGTACGCCGGCCTCGAGACCGACGGCTACGAGTCGACACCGGACTACCGTGCCTACCAATGGATGCGCGACGGCGCGGTGCACCGCGACGCGTTCGTCACGCTCCTGCGGGCGATCCACGACGACTCGATCAGCGACGCCCTCGACGAGTTCACCGGCCAGCGCCCTGTCGTCGGCGTGATGGGCGGCCACGCCCTCGCGCGCGGGACGAGCGGGTATGCCGCCGCCGCCCGGCTCGGCCACGCCCTGGCCTCGGCGGGACTGGTCGTCGCCACCGGCGGCGGTCCGGGGGCGATGGAGGCAGCCAACCTGGGCGCGCTCGCCGCGGAGCCGGGCGCCCTGGACGACGCCCTGCGGCGGTTGGCAGCGGTGCCCACCTTCCGGCCGTCGGTGGCCGCCTGGGTCTCGCTGGCCCTGGAGGTGCGCGCCGGGCTCCCCGTCTCGGCCGACCGCTGCAGCCTGGGCATCCCCACCTGGTTCTACGGCCACGAGCCGCCCAACGTCTTCTGCGACGGCATCGGCAAGTACTTCTCGAACGCGGTCCGCGAGGACGGCCTGCTCGCTCGGGCGAGCGCCGGCCTGGTGGTGCTGGAGGGCGCCGCAGGGACGGTGCAGGAGATCTTCCAGGCGGTGACCCCGTTGTTCTACGCGCCGCTCGAGTCGACCCTCGCCCCGCTCGTCCTGGTCGGCCAGGAGTACTGGTCGGAGACGGTGCCCGTCTGGGGTGCGGTGCAGGCCCTGGGCCAGGAGCGCGGCATGGGATCGGTCGTCCACCTCGTCGACTCCGCCGAGGAAGCCGCCGTCATCATCCTCGACCGGCCCGACGGTGCGACCGCTGCGGGTGGGCTGCGGTGA
- a CDS encoding phosphatidate cytidylyltransferase, translated as MNAPQSRSARRNAAQAANGAQAADGDPSTAATSATPEKPSRAGRNLPAAIGVGVGLGVLIIGSLILRKELMLGIVIAAIVVGVWELRRALAQVSIHVPLVPSLVGSISMLVSAYVGGGEALIVTVGLTCVGILLWRIADGVLDAVRDIAGGFFVAVYPSFLAGFAALMLAADDGARRIVAFILVTVLSDVGGYAFGVLLGRHPMAPSVSPKKSWEGFAGSVLTCVVGGAVTVELLLDGPWWGGALLGACTAIAATVGDLTESTVKRDLGIKDMSTILPGHGGIMDRLDSLVVVAPVAWALLAWVVPQG; from the coding sequence ATGAACGCTCCCCAGTCCCGTAGCGCCCGGCGCAACGCCGCCCAGGCCGCCAACGGCGCCCAGGCCGCCGACGGCGACCCCAGCACGGCGGCCACCTCCGCCACCCCGGAGAAGCCCTCGCGCGCCGGTCGCAACCTGCCGGCCGCGATCGGCGTCGGCGTGGGGCTCGGCGTGCTCATCATCGGTTCGCTGATCCTGCGCAAGGAGCTGATGCTCGGGATCGTCATCGCCGCGATCGTCGTCGGCGTCTGGGAACTGCGGCGAGCCCTGGCCCAGGTCTCGATCCACGTGCCGCTGGTGCCGAGCCTGGTCGGCAGCATCAGCATGCTGGTGTCGGCCTACGTCGGTGGCGGCGAGGCCTTGATCGTCACCGTGGGCCTGACCTGCGTCGGCATCCTGCTCTGGCGCATCGCCGACGGCGTGCTCGACGCGGTGCGCGACATCGCGGGCGGGTTCTTCGTCGCGGTGTACCCGTCGTTCCTGGCCGGGTTCGCGGCGCTCATGCTCGCCGCCGACGACGGCGCCCGCCGGATCGTCGCCTTCATCCTCGTCACCGTGCTCAGCGACGTGGGTGGCTATGCGTTCGGGGTGCTCCTGGGGCGGCACCCGATGGCTCCGTCGGTCAGCCCCAAGAAGTCGTGGGAGGGCTTCGCCGGCTCGGTGCTGACCTGTGTCGTGGGTGGGGCCGTGACGGTGGAGCTGCTGCTCGACGGTCCGTGGTGGGGCGGGGCGCTGCTCGGTGCCTGCACGGCGATCGCCGCGACCGTCGGGGACCTCACCGAGTCCACGGTCAAGCGCGACCTGGGCATCAAGGACATGAGCACGATCCTGCCGGGCCACGGCGGGATCATGGACCGGCTCGACTCGCTGGTCGTCGTCGCCCCGGTGGCCTGGGCGCTGCTCGCCTGGGTCGTCCCGCAGGGCTGA
- the pyrH gene encoding UMP kinase, whose product MTSAPEQTAPAGSPPTPRRRVLLKLSGEVFGGGRIGLAPDVVRGIAQQIAQSVNEGIQVAVVIGGGNFFRGAELQQQGMDRTRADYMGMLGTVMNCLALQDFLEKEGIETRVQTAIAMGQVAEPYIPRRAIRHLEKGRVVIFGAGAGMPFFSTDTVSAQRALEIKCDAVLMSKNGVDGVYDADPRTHPDARKLDEISYAEALQQGLRVVDAAAFSLCMDNKLPMVVFGMEGEGNVVRALRGERIGTLVTPG is encoded by the coding sequence GTGACTTCTGCCCCCGAGCAGACCGCCCCAGCCGGCTCCCCTCCCACCCCACGTCGGCGGGTGCTGCTCAAGCTGTCCGGAGAGGTCTTCGGCGGTGGCCGGATCGGGCTCGCCCCCGACGTCGTGCGCGGGATCGCCCAGCAGATCGCCCAGTCGGTGAACGAGGGCATCCAGGTGGCCGTGGTCATCGGCGGCGGCAACTTCTTCCGCGGGGCCGAGCTGCAGCAGCAGGGCATGGACCGCACCCGCGCCGACTACATGGGCATGCTCGGCACCGTGATGAACTGCCTGGCCCTGCAGGACTTCCTCGAGAAGGAGGGCATCGAGACGCGGGTGCAGACCGCGATCGCGATGGGACAGGTCGCCGAGCCGTACATCCCGCGTCGGGCGATCCGGCACCTCGAGAAGGGGCGGGTCGTCATCTTCGGAGCCGGGGCCGGCATGCCGTTCTTCTCGACGGACACGGTGTCGGCCCAGCGTGCGCTGGAGATCAAGTGCGACGCGGTCCTGATGAGCAAGAACGGTGTCGACGGGGTCTACGACGCCGACCCGCGCACCCACCCCGACGCCCGCAAGCTCGACGAGATCAGCTACGCGGAGGCCCTCCAGCAGGGTCTGCGGGTGGTCGACGCCGCGGCGTTCAGCCTCTGCATGGACAACAAGCTCCCCATGGTCGTCTTCGGCATGGAGGGTGAGGGCAACGTCGTCAGGGCGCTGCGCGGTGAGAGGATCGGGACGCTGGTCACGCCCGGCTGA
- a CDS encoding aminoglycoside phosphotransferase family protein, whose product MPAHDLFSQTVATEDWRQEATHWIDEQLAAAGRRRTGDVVQRRIRPWSTQLVAPSDHGTVWFKANCRSSAYEPAVHLALSELEPGEVEAPLAIDADRGWMVTADRGTTLGDSHDATLVEWQEVVELAARVQRQVADHGTALLAAGLPDCSPATVPARYAWLVDQLADLPADHPSHLPSDEAASLRERSGVVDEAVRTLLAAPLPASLQHGDLHPGNVFVVDGMMRFFDFGDAQWAHVLEVLAVPYGYSTRVTHHPWPALLDAYATVWEDLLDRAALEALMVPAMVTHAVNRSFTWLGAIEGAQPEELAEWGDSALYYLRLTHEPFPPEDPENGP is encoded by the coding sequence ATGCCCGCTCACGACCTCTTCTCGCAGACGGTGGCGACCGAGGACTGGCGCCAGGAAGCGACCCACTGGATCGATGAGCAGCTCGCCGCTGCCGGTCGCCGCAGGACCGGCGACGTGGTGCAACGGCGGATCCGCCCGTGGTCCACGCAGCTGGTGGCGCCGAGCGACCACGGCACCGTCTGGTTCAAGGCGAACTGCCGGTCGTCGGCCTACGAGCCGGCCGTGCACCTCGCGCTCTCCGAGCTCGAGCCCGGAGAGGTCGAGGCACCGCTGGCGATCGACGCCGACCGCGGCTGGATGGTCACCGCAGACCGTGGCACGACGTTGGGCGACAGCCACGACGCGACGCTGGTGGAGTGGCAGGAGGTCGTGGAGCTGGCCGCCCGGGTGCAGCGCCAGGTGGCCGACCACGGGACCGCGCTGCTCGCCGCCGGGCTGCCGGACTGCTCACCGGCCACCGTTCCCGCTCGCTACGCGTGGTTGGTCGACCAGCTCGCCGACCTTCCTGCGGACCACCCCTCGCACCTGCCGTCCGACGAGGCAGCGTCGCTCAGGGAGCGGTCCGGCGTCGTCGACGAGGCGGTGCGGACCCTGCTCGCGGCGCCTCTGCCGGCCAGCCTCCAACACGGCGACCTGCACCCGGGCAACGTCTTCGTCGTCGACGGGATGATGCGCTTCTTCGACTTCGGCGACGCCCAGTGGGCGCACGTGCTGGAGGTGCTCGCCGTGCCCTACGGCTACTCCACCCGGGTCACCCACCACCCGTGGCCGGCGCTGCTCGACGCCTACGCCACGGTGTGGGAGGACCTGCTGGACCGGGCGGCGTTGGAGGCGCTGATGGTGCCGGCAATGGTGACCCATGCCGTGAACCGCTCGTTCACCTGGCTCGGTGCGATCGAGGGTGCCCAACCCGAAGAGCTCGCGGAATGGGGTGACTCGGCGCTCTACTACCTGCGCCTCACTCACGAGCCGTTCCCACCCGAGGACCCCGAGAACGGCCCCTGA
- the frr gene encoding ribosome recycling factor, giving the protein MIEETLLEAEEKMEKAVEVAKEDFAGIRTGRATPGMFNKLLVDYYGAPTPLQQLASFQTPEARTILITPFDKSAMAEIEKTLRDSDLGVNPSNDGNVIRCVLPTLTEERRKDYIKLARHKGEDAKVSIRNIRRKAKDELDKLVKDGEVGEDDGTRGEKELDATTKKYVDTVDELLKGKESELLEV; this is encoded by the coding sequence ATGATTGAAGAGACTCTCCTCGAAGCCGAGGAGAAGATGGAGAAGGCCGTCGAGGTGGCCAAGGAGGACTTCGCCGGGATCCGGACGGGTCGGGCCACTCCGGGCATGTTCAACAAGCTCCTCGTCGACTACTACGGCGCGCCCACGCCGTTGCAGCAGCTGGCGTCGTTCCAGACCCCCGAGGCCCGCACCATCCTCATCACCCCGTTCGACAAGTCGGCCATGGCGGAGATCGAGAAGACCCTGCGTGACTCCGACCTCGGCGTCAACCCGAGCAACGACGGCAACGTGATCCGCTGCGTCCTGCCGACCCTCACCGAGGAGCGCCGCAAGGACTACATCAAGCTCGCGCGCCACAAGGGCGAGGACGCCAAGGTGTCGATCCGCAACATCCGCCGCAAGGCCAAGGACGAGCTCGACAAGCTGGTCAAGGACGGCGAGGTCGGCGAGGACGACGGCACCCGGGGCGAGAAGGAGCTCGACGCGACGACCAAGAAGTACGTCGACACCGTGGACGAGCTGCTGAAGGGCAAGGAGTCCGAGCTGCTCGAGGTCTGA
- a CDS encoding monooxygenase: MQLRRLAALVSAVAVTAVAVTLGVVLRGAWAGDDVTAASGPAPTSPHGHAVGVKAPPEAPLREGERFVTLRMPAAYTPKAPAAPGTDDYRCFLLDPGLTGQSVVTGINVLPGNPDVVHHVILFRVPPDKVARAEEMDRLQVGQGWTCFGGTGVESQGAGLNGAPWLGAWAPGGGERVLAPDLGMPVEAGSRIVMQVHYNLLAGVQPDQSAAKLRVAADDGRRKTLQTVLLPAPVEVPCRPGHPGPLCDRRAAMADVQHRFGLGAGRTGDGLHLLCPGNKAGPTQSCTRPVTETETIRAVAGHMHLLGTKISVTVNQGRADQRTILDIPIWDFDDQGSRAVTPAVKVGPGDTLTVKCTHDQSLRDKLPAFQGQPERYVVWGEGTTDEMCLGIVMVTRP; the protein is encoded by the coding sequence GTGCAGCTCCGCCGCCTGGCCGCCCTCGTCTCCGCCGTGGCCGTCACCGCCGTCGCGGTGACCCTCGGGGTGGTCCTGCGTGGCGCCTGGGCCGGCGACGACGTGACCGCGGCGTCAGGGCCGGCACCCACGAGCCCGCACGGTCACGCGGTGGGTGTGAAGGCGCCCCCTGAGGCGCCGCTGCGCGAAGGCGAGCGCTTCGTCACGCTCCGCATGCCGGCGGCATACACGCCCAAGGCGCCGGCCGCGCCGGGAACCGACGACTACCGCTGCTTCCTGCTCGACCCGGGCCTGACCGGACAGTCGGTGGTCACCGGCATCAACGTGCTCCCGGGCAACCCCGACGTCGTGCACCACGTCATCCTCTTCCGGGTGCCGCCCGACAAGGTGGCACGGGCCGAGGAGATGGACCGCCTGCAGGTCGGACAGGGCTGGACCTGCTTCGGAGGCACCGGCGTCGAGAGCCAGGGCGCCGGCCTCAACGGCGCTCCGTGGCTGGGGGCCTGGGCGCCCGGCGGTGGCGAGCGCGTGCTCGCCCCCGACCTCGGCATGCCCGTCGAGGCCGGCTCCCGGATCGTCATGCAGGTCCACTACAACCTGCTCGCAGGAGTGCAGCCCGACCAGAGTGCCGCCAAGCTGCGGGTCGCCGCCGACGACGGCCGGCGCAAGACCCTCCAGACGGTCCTGCTCCCCGCACCGGTCGAGGTGCCGTGCCGGCCCGGGCACCCCGGACCACTCTGCGACCGCAGGGCCGCGATGGCCGACGTGCAGCACCGGTTCGGCCTCGGGGCGGGCCGCACCGGAGACGGGCTGCACCTGCTCTGCCCCGGCAACAAGGCGGGTCCGACCCAGAGCTGCACCAGACCCGTGACCGAGACCGAGACGATCCGCGCCGTGGCCGGTCACATGCACCTGCTCGGCACCAAGATCTCGGTCACGGTCAACCAGGGCAGGGCCGACCAGCGGACCATCCTCGACATCCCGATCTGGGACTTCGACGACCAGGGCAGTCGAGCCGTCACACCGGCGGTCAAGGTCGGGCCGGGGGACACGCTCACCGTGAAGTGCACCCACGACCAGAGCCTGCGCGACAAGCTGCCCGCCTTCCAGGGGCAGCCCGAGCGCTACGTCGTCTGGGGCGAGGGCACCACCGACGAGATGTGCCTCGGCATCGTCATGGTCACCCGCCCCTAG
- the rlmN gene encoding 23S rRNA (adenine(2503)-C(2))-methyltransferase RlmN, with protein MTTDLPAPTSARPEPGQLTFSAPRRGKPPRHLADLTPAERKEAVEALGHKGFRAKQLSTHYFERLVESPDEMTDLPKAIRDDLVADLLPTLLTPHVQRTADDGMTIKSAWKLHDGAIVESVLMRYPKRVTICISSQAGCGMNCPFCATGQAGLTRNMSAAEIVEQVVSGARLLRSGTLASASAGSRTTGHEAELGEEDDTDDGIAVEPTGPTRISNVVFMGMGEALANYKAAIGAIRRLTDPAPDGLGMSARGITMSTVGLVPAIDKLAAEGIPVTLALSLHAPDDELRNELVPINTRWSVDEALDAAHRYYEATGRRVSIEYALIKDINDHAWRADLLGEKLNARGRGWVHVNPIPLNPTPGSKWTASRPGVEQQFVERLRAHGVPTTIRDTRGQEIDGACGQLAASTA; from the coding sequence ATGACCACGGACCTGCCTGCTCCCACCAGCGCCCGACCCGAGCCGGGGCAGCTGACCTTCTCGGCCCCCCGCCGCGGCAAGCCGCCGCGCCACCTCGCCGACCTCACACCGGCCGAGCGCAAGGAGGCGGTCGAGGCCTTGGGTCACAAGGGGTTCCGTGCCAAGCAGCTGTCGACGCACTACTTCGAGCGCCTCGTCGAGTCACCCGACGAGATGACCGACCTGCCCAAGGCGATCCGCGACGACCTCGTCGCCGACCTGCTTCCCACCTTGCTCACGCCGCACGTGCAGCGCACTGCGGACGACGGCATGACGATCAAGTCGGCGTGGAAGCTGCACGACGGCGCCATCGTCGAGTCGGTCCTCATGCGCTACCCGAAGCGCGTCACGATCTGCATCTCCAGCCAGGCGGGTTGCGGCATGAACTGCCCGTTCTGCGCGACCGGCCAGGCCGGGCTGACCCGCAACATGAGCGCCGCCGAGATCGTCGAGCAGGTTGTCAGCGGGGCGCGCCTCTTGCGAAGCGGCACCCTCGCGAGCGCGTCGGCCGGCTCCAGGACGACCGGTCACGAGGCCGAGCTCGGCGAGGAGGACGACACCGACGACGGCATCGCCGTGGAACCGACTGGTCCCACCCGCATCTCGAACGTCGTCTTCATGGGCATGGGTGAGGCGCTGGCCAACTACAAGGCGGCGATCGGCGCCATCCGCAGGCTGACCGACCCGGCGCCTGACGGGCTGGGTATGTCGGCGCGCGGCATCACGATGTCGACCGTCGGGCTCGTGCCGGCGATCGACAAGCTGGCCGCCGAGGGGATCCCGGTCACGCTCGCGCTGTCGCTGCATGCCCCCGACGACGAGCTCCGCAACGAGCTGGTGCCGATCAACACGCGGTGGAGCGTCGACGAGGCGCTCGACGCGGCGCACCGGTACTACGAGGCGACGGGTCGGCGGGTGAGCATCGAGTACGCGCTCATCAAGGACATCAACGACCACGCCTGGCGGGCCGACCTGCTCGGCGAGAAGCTCAACGCGCGTGGCCGGGGCTGGGTGCACGTCAACCCGATCCCGCTCAACCCCACCCCGGGGTCGAAGTGGACCGCCTCGCGACCGGGGGTCGAGCAGCAGTTCGTGGAGCGGCTGCGGGCGCACGGTGTCCCGACGACCATCCGTGACACCCGCGGCCAGGAGATCGACGGCGCCTGCGGCCAACTCGCCGCCTCCACCGCCTGA